The sequence below is a genomic window from Vespula pensylvanica isolate Volc-1 chromosome 1, ASM1446617v1, whole genome shotgun sequence.
atttgtataaaaagattatttaagtAACTATTGATAATGAATGATGTTACCTGGTTCTAAGGAATGGCATCATAATACCAGCACCTGTTGCAACAAGGAGTAAAATAACTTGCAGTACTGTTAACACTACATTTATCAACTTTACGACCAATGCCCTTGCATTACTATTGTCAAGGCCTTCTAATGTAACATATTGTtgatgctgttgctgttgatgctccattttacatatttttgtttgacAACTTTCTAACATTTCATGTATGTCTCTTAAACGATCTTCACTCTGATattgtactttttcttccatatctgtaattgtttgttttaaattttctacttCATTCTGATGAAGTTCGGTTAGATCATTGATTTGTTCTTCAAGACGATCGCATCGAAAACGTTCTTCTTGTAGACCATGTGACAAATATGCTACTTCTTGCTGCAAAGCCTAAATGAAAGCactatttcatataattcttattttttaatttcataatagaaataatgaaaatcagGCATTATTGAAGTTAGATACTCTTccatcttttatatatagtttatgcATAATAAACGAACCTTTAAACCATctaatttttctctcatccGTTCAAGGCTGTCTCTATGTTCGTGAAGTTCCGAGAAAATGGATTTGAAACTCAATGCAGCATTATTACTGTGACAAGTATGTGTTTGGCCTCTACTACCTGGTCCACTTTCACTTGTTACACTAGAGCATTCTGAGCCTTCTTCTGATGGAAATTTCATTGCCACGGCACTATGTGTAGATCCAAGACTACAGCCACCAGGTAAAGTAGCTGATCCATGATgagtcttttcttcttcaacacTACCATTATCACCATTACCTGCATGTGGTGTATCGTTTACATAAAAAGTTGAGCCATCTGCAGAGACATAGAGGTTGCAAGTTAGATCGTTATCCAATACCAAAATATAAACTCTACTAACAACTAATACTCGTTGTTGCTGTCTTTCTATTCtgtttcaatattataaaaatatatctccgaataaaataaatatataacagaaCTATATGATTAGACAAAGaagacaattttttaaatgttttttaaatatatatatatatatatttatatatatattacaatatcatttaataacaattatcaaggtatcatttttaatagtatTGGATAACTACTATAAAAGAAAGCATTCTAGAAATGTACAATTCACACAAGCAACCAAACaccttataataaaattatcattaaattaacaaataaaattaaaaatataagtgCTAACTAAAatgttgatatttatttaatatactgGAACTTCagaaatgtattaattatcttaaaacttaaaatgataatgtataataaaaaaaaatttttttttttataataacttttaacATATCTGTAATCACAAGATACTAAATGCAAATAAAcacaataatacattttttgtttaacacAATATATTGAAGTGAatagaaaagattatatacaGAATACAAAAACATGGAATAGATAGACGCAAAGTGAATTTTGTGTTGTGACATATTACTTACTACTCTCAACTGCCATGATAGCGcaacatattaaaaaacatttattttaaaatataaatgcacAATTCacatataaatttgaaaaagaaaatctatttttttttaaatatatatcatggaTCTTTTAATATGCtaagatttattttcagaTGAGGTTAAATTAGATAATAGTGCAACacttagaaaaattatatattaaatataataaaacagataTCAATAGTTGAATTTACACTAGAAGAAATGTATATTCTACTGTATGTGAAAGTGCATAATACCAGataagttttataaaatatcttattgtTAAGGAAGTGCATGTTCTACGTAACTacttattaaattacattctaattttaattataagctgaacaaatattatataatttaaaacttacaataaaatttctagCAATATTTTGAGATATAgcaaagtattataaaataagtattataaatattactcaCGTGATAAAGTGTTTATGTTGTCAGCACTcccaaatttatttttaataagatgtGCAAACTCCCTTGGTTTTGACATAACACTCCTAAAATAGAAGTCAATAATTCATAACAATCtgatagtaaaaaaataaactagctgaaatttaaatattatatctatcatacaaataataatttcataaattatataataatgtaaggTATATTATCTTAAATTCTTTATCTACTTGGAtgcatacataaaataaaaagatattttaaagtatataatttgCAAAAAAGAAGCAGTTTAGTATTATTAGAACATGTATCAAATTGAAACTATAAAttcttattgtatataaacatattataaaagtaatcaaTGACTCATATTTGACAAAAAACTTTTGAATAAGTAGAATTTTTTCTAACctcatttgtatatataattttaatattttcatttgttgttatataataaccatagaaaattaaatcttaattaaatttattattaacataatgaatattttgtatatttggatcacaatctatttttatcataacaCTCACCCTGAAAAACCAGTGATTCCGTCCCTAATATTGCCACCCACATTTCTGGAAGGGAGTCtcaaattagaagaaaaaatcactCTCTATACTTAGCAATGAGTGTAGaggatagagaaaataaaatgtgaagACCAACAGACACCATATCATAGAATCAAATTGACATGAGTTTAATTTGTGCAAAATCCTTTTGCACATTAGCAAGAagctatattatatatcatgcAACATGCATAATGATGCTcatgtatatacaaaacatgctatgttaaaaaataatatctattatacaaGAAACGCCATAACTCTTTGTTTACTTGAAGTATAAAGATAAGCAAAAATCTACTTATAAGAATTTCAACTATTTATACTTTAAAgctaatacaaatttaattatataaatataaatattaaaataaaaacacgtACTTTAATCCTTGTCCCATATCACGAAGTACTTCTCTTGGTTGTCTATGACCTGCAGGTGCACCATTCATTtcataactttttaattttttttgataactGTCCAACTTTTTTTGTAACTGAGAAATACTATTTGCcgatttttgatttttcttttcgaatactGTTTTAATTCTAGTTAATTGTTGTTTATCCGCATTTGCAGccaatttcaaatattcattaacattttctacaaaaaatatataatgatatttcattaaatccaacatcataataatataaaaataattgtaacaaTGAGAAATAATTCACCATCACGAGTTGTTTGCTCAATACGTATGAGTTCACGTGTTCTAGCTATTTTACTTTGAATATGTTCGATCGCTTGTCGAACTCGTGCAGCGCTTGAGTCCACATCATCGCTTATTAATTCAGAAGAGCCATTAGATAGGAACGATTGTGTGGTATGATATTGTTCCTacaaataaacattatataacaaaatacatttctgaaatattatgtcttaataatcatattgatattataatattaaacagtgtataaaaaaaaaaagaactcttTCTTGATACTAATTAAGACTTTGAATCTCATATTGAATTCGTTAATAATGTTacacaaataatttttcattctctaaTCTATGACACTTATTACATTATCATAAGTGATGACCTTGCaatcttatataaaaacgaatgcAAACACAATAGTGTTTTATCTCAAGATGTATCGATGTAAAAATACCATTTCTATTATATGACAAATAATATTGTGTACATGTTCAAATAAcattaagaatataataacttatatatttaaaaatattaattcaacaTGATACGTACTCCTTCATCATCGGTTGGAGGTTGAACATTTGGCACAAACTCATCTGGTTCGGCAGTGATTGGATTGCCATTTGATTCATCCATAACATCGCCCATGCGAATTATAGTACCTGGTGATCTTTGTCTACTGCTACCTTTCATGCTGAAGCTACTCCCACAACCACCACAGCTGCTACCACTGCCTGTACTACCCTCTCCTGTCTGGTAgctataaaaaaaggaagattaatgtaatatatcatTCCAATTactaagaaaatttattactttgtttgattaaaaattaataacttacATTGCATTACGTGCTTTTGGTGTATGTTCTAAACTAGCTGATTGTTGGTGATGCGCTTGAGAAATAGATGTATTCCCTCTAGTAGGAGAAGTGCTACGTGAGCTGTTTTTACTTGACGAAGTCACCATCAAGCTAGCCATTCCTTTCTTCTAATAAAGTTTATTACTAGGATATTTGACAAATGCCACATGGTGCACTGAATCTGTAGTTATATAGactttttattagaaatttttatcagaTGATTCAGAGTAAGATAAAAGTTATTCTCAATACAAATCAGCAATATCTatagacaaatatataaatgtatacaaaagattaatataCATGAATCATTCTATATTATAAGCTAtcaattttatctatatagtaataaatatgaatgtattaaaagataaattcatAATACTAATGTATCTTgtgataagaaattttttccttattatattaatttttttattaagattaaataaagatcaaataaatatatatgaagataTAGAATGTAAACACCCAATatctttaaagaatattaaaactgACTATAAATATGAACCCATTATCTTAATAGAGTTATACAACTTTTCTAGTAGTATCTAGTATAGAACAACCTTTGACCTAATCTAACTGAAGAGTCATTGTGATTATCATAATACAAGAACAAGCTGTGTAATAtcttacataaaaattatttcaatgatcaatcaataaaacaaagaaaaaagaacaataaatttcttaacaGTAACATTACtttaaaaacaaatcattcgcataatttaacatattataaaaatgtaattgttacatgagatttaaatatattgaataatatacatttagaaataagaaattcaaCTATAGTTATAACATTAACATTGATACatgacaataattaaaaaagaggatATATTTGAGAAACAAATGACTTTTCAAATTACCATTTCTCTTATGTAAAGATAAAACTTTTCAATCAAAAATAGAATTGGCTTTGATCCTTCCTGGTTGTTACAGAAGAACACACAAGCAAcaaatatcaagaaaattcATACAGCTTAATGTTCGTTATTAactttctctcgatcgtcAAAGCGTCGAAAATGGTGCCATACGAGTagaatttcttatattttcactAACTTATGGCACGCCGAGAAATCGCCACAGTCTTACTGCGGACACGTAAAACGGTATATTATTAGTTGTGCGTTCGTTTAAACCTATAGCAACTCTATCGTCCCACCCCTTATACACGACTTCATTATAAAAGCAGGacgattttcaaataaaaacaaacttttTGACCTGTCAAGTCGCACGCCCGACTTCCACacacattctttctctctctctctctttctctctattctcttattcttcccctccctttccccctctctcgctctctcttgctcactctctctctctctctctctctctctctctttcgctctcactatctcactctcttccCATTTTTTCGAGTACGACTCTATgcgaaaatatatcgataaaactaACTcaccttcttttattttacgatgcACGTTCGTGGTTGTAGCATGTTctcatttaattcgatataatgTCACACACAAAATATCGGTTTTGTTTggcgaataattttctttctcttttcttgctGATGTCGTTCgtcttttttgtatctttccgTGTCCTCCCTTTatcttctatccttcttcaCTAGATTAATAGTCAAAGAATGGTTATCGTATTCGTAATAACTTTCCACGGGTGTGTCATTGTCGCGATTCGTCACTTCTTCTATACAACGACGTTAACGATATCGTCAGGAGGTTTAAGCGACGTCGTTCGATCGTATATGATATCGACGCTACTAAACTCATTCAGAATCTTTCGGGTGCACGCAGTAACGCGGCGCATACGATTGCcgcgcgtatgtgtgtactTACTAACACAATTATACAGACACAAATTATATACAACACGCAGTATGTCAGGTTCTTCGAAAGTGTCTCATTTCGCGGTGTAATACGTCGAACCACAGAATGACAAGTGCAGGgggtagaagaggaagatagatgATGGGCTTTGTACGTAGGGAGGACGCGTCGATGAATCTGTCGAGTTCTAGGGATAATGGCTGCTGTTACTAGGGACACGCGAAGTTATGCGTTTACCGCAGAATACGTCAGTGTTGTACGTACTTTGTTCTAACTTCGTTACATTATTCGTAGTTCTATtacattatttgtaattatttaaaattttatcatttttctctctcttttttttttttaagaatacaCACTCTTCGACGAGGACGaagcatatacatattttatcatgaaaaatattcttaaattaatttcagaaAGATTAATTTCAGAAAAGGTTATTTTTCGCAAAGAatgatcgttttctttctatagattattacttattaatatttacaagattataattattgaacgTGATATGTAAGAatatgatatagaaaaaaaaaaaaaaaaaaaagaaaattatggtTTTACAAATACCAGAACAAAACTTATTTACATATTCGTTagaatttatgtaatattgtCTTTTATAGCACACAACTGATAGAAATGGCAAGTTTTCCAAGATATATCATTTCAATGGAAACCGTATCGTATAATTAACGTAATAATTACGGCACTGTCCTTGTACATTGCACGAACTTTGTCGATTTTCGAGGACAAAcgccattttgtttttttatattctacatGTTCTTTTTCTAGAAGTACCGTTTCTCTCGTCATGTCACGtaacatattattttcatatataattttcttattttactggaaaaaaaaaaaagaaaaaaaaaaaacagattattagaatataaaaacaaatagaattacataataaagataaatatgttttccaaaaatatcgttcattttattcttgactcaattctttcaatttttctaacaataaatTGCCGAACGAATCTCTATATTGTGGACTTGTGGAATTCAACAAACTGTATGGCGTTTCGAAATATTGGTTCCCCTTGTTCGAAGTGTCGTCGTGTTTATTTCCAACGATTGTAAAACCTGCACTGGATAATtcaatacaatattttaagtTCTCCAATGTTGTCAAATTGAAATAGATAACTTGATTCGTACTACACAATCTGTCGGATAATTTTACGTCGTTCACGTGATTCTTGATATCGTTGATCACAGACTGTGCTTCCAGTTTCCATTGTTCCTCATCTAATATCTTATCCTCATTATTCTCCATATTTGTcattttaataactttattgttatatcattaatatatttggaTATTCGtcgttagaattatttttgatttataccAACAAATCTTTGACGGTGTCACAATCCAATTCTTGGCAATCAAGGAAGGAAGATAGTTTCGTGCCAAAATCGTGTTTTTATCGCACGACGCAACACGTGCACAGGTTAGATTCAGGGTCAAAGACCACCATTGACAATTGCGTAAGTTTATTCGTGCGTTATTTCCGCTTAAAAGGTGGCTACAGTGTCGTACTCTTAAAAATCTGGTGAAATCTTTGATGGATATTGCTATCCTTGACATTGACAACTGTTTTATGCAGAATGTCGTAATACTGATtcttgtacgtatgtatcaaTGCACCAAACTACTacatcttcatttttatacgtgatatcttcttttatcatcTATCGCGTTGTCATGGTTACGATACGTCGAAGCTATGACGTAGATACATCATacacatatctatctatatatatatataacatac
It includes:
- the LOC122631390 gene encoding transmembrane and coiled-coil domains protein 1-like isoform X8, which produces MASLMVTSSSKNSSRSTSPTRGNTSISQAHHQQSASLEHTPKARNAIYQTGEGSTGSGSSCGGCGSSFSMKGSSRQRSPGTIIRMGDVMDESNGNPITAEPDEFVPNVQPPTDDEGEQYHTTQSFLSNGSSELISDDVDSSAARVRQAIEHIQSKIARTRELIRIEQTTRDENVNEYLKLAANADKQQLTRIKTVFEKKNQKSANSISQLQKKLDSYQKKLKSYEMNGAPAGHRQPREVLRDMGQGLKSVMSKPREFAHLIKNKFGSADNINTLSRNGDNGSVEEEKTHHGSATLPGGCSLGSTHSAVAMKFPSEEGSECSSVTSESGPGSRGQTHTCHSNNAALSFKSIFSELHEHRDSLERMREKLDGLKALQQEVAYLSHGLQEERFRCDRLEEQINDLTELHQNEVENLKQTITDMEEKVQYQSEDRLRDIHEMLESCQTKICKMEHQQQQHQQYVTLEGLDNSNARALVVKLINVVLTVLQVILLLVATGAGIMMPFLRTSCTKPHCFMCRVRILTTTFVVLGIVFVLKQWPEVHDVGSHLMRHLKQTLAVK
- the LOC122631390 gene encoding transmembrane and coiled-coil domains protein 2-like isoform X7, which gives rise to MASLMVTSSSKNSSRSTSPTRGNTSISQAHHQQSASLEHTPKARNAIYQTGEGSTGSGSSCGGCGSSFSMKGSSRQRSPGTIIRMGDVMDESNGNPITAEPDEFVPNVQPPTDDEGEQYHTTQSFLSNGSSELISDDVDSSAARVRQAIEHIQSKIARTRELIRIEQTTRDENVNEYLKLAANADKQQLTRIKTVFEKKNQKSANSISQLQKKLDSYQKKLKSYEMNGAPAGHRQPREVLRDMGQGLKSVMSKPREFAHLIKNKFGSADNINTLSHGSTFYVNDTPHAGNGDNGSVEEEKTHHGSATLPGGCSLGSTHSAVAMKFPSEEGSECSSVTSESGPGSRGQTHTCHSNNAALSFKSIFSELHEHRDSLERMREKLDGLKALQQEVAYLSHGLQEERFRCDRLEEQINDLTELHQNEVENLKQTITDMEEKVQYQSEDRLRDIHEMLESCQTKICKMEHQQQQHQQYVTLEGLDNSNARALVVKLINVVLTVLQVILLLVATGAGIMMPFLRTSCTKPHCFMCRVRILTTTFVVLGIVFVLKQWPEVHDVGSHLMRHLKQTLAVK
- the LOC122631390 gene encoding transmembrane and coiled-coil domains protein 2-like isoform X5, whose translation is MASLMVTSSSKNSSRSTSPTRGNTSISQAHHQQSASLEHTPKARNAIYQTGEGSTGSGSSCGGCGSSFSMKGSSRQRSPGTIIRMGDVMDESNGNPITAEPDEFVPNVQPPTDDEGEQYHTTQSFLSNGSSELISDDVDSSAARVRQAIEHIQSKIARTRELIRIEQTTRDENVNEYLKLAANADKQQLTRIKTVFEKKNQKSANSISQLQKKLDSYQKKLKSYEMNGAPAGHRQPREVLRDMGQGLKSVMSKPREFAHLIKNKFGSADNINTLSLESNGSTFYVNDTPHAGNGDNGSVEEEKTHHGSATLPGGCSLGSTHSAVAMKFPSEEGSECSSVTSESGPGSRGQTHTCHSNNAALSFKSIFSELHEHRDSLERMREKLDGLKALQQEVAYLSHGLQEERFRCDRLEEQINDLTELHQNEVENLKQTITDMEEKVQYQSEDRLRDIHEMLESCQTKICKMEHQQQQHQQYVTLEGLDNSNARALVVKLINVVLTVLQVILLLVATGAGIMMPFLRTSCTKPHCFMCRVRILTTTFVVLGIVFVLKQWPEVHDVGSHLMRHLKQTLAVK
- the LOC122631390 gene encoding transmembrane and coiled-coil domains protein 2-like isoform X3 — translated: MASLMVTSSSKNSSRSTSPTRGNTSISQAHHQQSASLEHTPKARNAIYQTGEGSTGSGSSCGGCGSSFSMKGSSRQRSPGTIIRMGDVMDESNGNPITAEPDEFVPNVQPPTDDEGEQYHTTQSFLSNGSSELISDDVDSSAARVRQAIEHIQSKIARTRELIRIEQTTRDENVNEYLKLAANADKQQLTRIKTVFEKKNQKSANSISQLQKKLDSYQKKLKSYEMNGAPAGHRQPREVLRDMGQGLKNVGGNIRDGITGFSGSVMSKPREFAHLIKNKFGSADNINTLSLESNGSTFYVNDTPHAGNGDNGSVEEEKTHHGSATLPGGCSLGSTHSAVAMKFPSEEGSECSSVTSESGPGSRGQTHTCHSNNAALSFKSIFSELHEHRDSLERMREKLDGLKALQQEVAYLSHGLQEERFRCDRLEEQINDLTELHQNEVENLKQTITDMEEKVQYQSEDRLRDIHEMLESCQTKICKMEHQQQQHQQYVTLEGLDNSNARALVVKLINVVLTVLQVILLLVATGAGIMMPFLRTRVRILTTTFVVLGIVFVLKQWPEVHDVGSHLMRHLKQTLAVK
- the LOC122631390 gene encoding transmembrane and coiled-coil domains protein 2-like isoform X4, whose translation is MASLMVTSSSKNSSRSTSPTRGNTSISQAHHQQSASLEHTPKARNAIYQTGEGSTGSGSSCGGCGSSFSMKGSSRQRSPGTIIRMGDVMDESNGNPITAEPDEFVPNVQPPTDDEGEQYHTTQSFLSNGSSELISDDVDSSAARVRQAIEHIQSKIARTRELIRIEQTTRDENVNEYLKLAANADKQQLTRIKTVFEKKNQKSANSISQLQKKLDSYQKKLKSYEMNGAPAGHRQPREVLRDMGQGLKNVGGNIRDGITGFSGSVMSKPREFAHLIKNKFGSADNINTLSLESSNGDNGSVEEEKTHHGSATLPGGCSLGSTHSAVAMKFPSEEGSECSSVTSESGPGSRGQTHTCHSNNAALSFKSIFSELHEHRDSLERMREKLDGLKALQQEVAYLSHGLQEERFRCDRLEEQINDLTELHQNEVENLKQTITDMEEKVQYQSEDRLRDIHEMLESCQTKICKMEHQQQQHQQYVTLEGLDNSNARALVVKLINVVLTVLQVILLLVATGAGIMMPFLRTSCTKPHCFMCRVRILTTTFVVLGIVFVLKQWPEVHDVGSHLMRHLKQTLAVK
- the LOC122631390 gene encoding transmembrane and coiled-coil domains protein 2-like isoform X2, with protein sequence MASLMVTSSSKNSSRSTSPTRGNTSISQAHHQQSASLEHTPKARNAIYQTGEGSTGSGSSCGGCGSSFSMKGSSRQRSPGTIIRMGDVMDESNGNPITAEPDEFVPNVQPPTDDEGEQYHTTQSFLSNGSSELISDDVDSSAARVRQAIEHIQSKIARTRELIRIEQTTRDENVNEYLKLAANADKQQLTRIKTVFEKKNQKSANSISQLQKKLDSYQKKLKSYEMNGAPAGHRQPREVLRDMGQGLKNVGGNIRDGITGFSGSVMSKPREFAHLIKNKFGSADNINTLSHGSTFYVNDTPHAGNGDNGSVEEEKTHHGSATLPGGCSLGSTHSAVAMKFPSEEGSECSSVTSESGPGSRGQTHTCHSNNAALSFKSIFSELHEHRDSLERMREKLDGLKALQQEVAYLSHGLQEERFRCDRLEEQINDLTELHQNEVENLKQTITDMEEKVQYQSEDRLRDIHEMLESCQTKICKMEHQQQQHQQYVTLEGLDNSNARALVVKLINVVLTVLQVILLLVATGAGIMMPFLRTSCTKPHCFMCRVRILTTTFVVLGIVFVLKQWPEVHDVGSHLMRHLKQTLAVK
- the LOC122631390 gene encoding transmembrane and coiled-coil domains protein 2-like isoform X6, with translation MASLMVTSSSKNSSRSTSPTRGNTSISQAHHQQSASLEHTPKARNAIYQTGEGSTGSGSSCGGCGSSFSMKGSSRQRSPGTIIRMGDVMDESNGNPITAEPDEFVPNVQPPTDDEGEQYHTTQSFLSNGSSELISDDVDSSAARVRQAIEHIQSKIARTRELIRIEQTTRDENVNEYLKLAANADKQQLTRIKTVFEKKNQKSANSISQLQKKLDSYQKKLKSYEMNGAPAGHRQPREVLRDMGQGLKNVGGNIRDGITGFSGSVMSKPREFAHLIKNKFGSADNINTLSRNGDNGSVEEEKTHHGSATLPGGCSLGSTHSAVAMKFPSEEGSECSSVTSESGPGSRGQTHTCHSNNAALSFKSIFSELHEHRDSLERMREKLDGLKALQQEVAYLSHGLQEERFRCDRLEEQINDLTELHQNEVENLKQTITDMEEKVQYQSEDRLRDIHEMLESCQTKICKMEHQQQQHQQYVTLEGLDNSNARALVVKLINVVLTVLQVILLLVATGAGIMMPFLRTSCTKPHCFMCRVRILTTTFVVLGIVFVLKQWPEVHDVGSHLMRHLKQTLAVK
- the LOC122631390 gene encoding transmembrane and coiled-coil domains protein 2-like isoform X1, which encodes MASLMVTSSSKNSSRSTSPTRGNTSISQAHHQQSASLEHTPKARNAIYQTGEGSTGSGSSCGGCGSSFSMKGSSRQRSPGTIIRMGDVMDESNGNPITAEPDEFVPNVQPPTDDEGEQYHTTQSFLSNGSSELISDDVDSSAARVRQAIEHIQSKIARTRELIRIEQTTRDENVNEYLKLAANADKQQLTRIKTVFEKKNQKSANSISQLQKKLDSYQKKLKSYEMNGAPAGHRQPREVLRDMGQGLKNVGGNIRDGITGFSGSVMSKPREFAHLIKNKFGSADNINTLSLESNGSTFYVNDTPHAGNGDNGSVEEEKTHHGSATLPGGCSLGSTHSAVAMKFPSEEGSECSSVTSESGPGSRGQTHTCHSNNAALSFKSIFSELHEHRDSLERMREKLDGLKALQQEVAYLSHGLQEERFRCDRLEEQINDLTELHQNEVENLKQTITDMEEKVQYQSEDRLRDIHEMLESCQTKICKMEHQQQQHQQYVTLEGLDNSNARALVVKLINVVLTVLQVILLLVATGAGIMMPFLRTSCTKPHCFMCRVRILTTTFVVLGIVFVLKQWPEVHDVGSHLMRHLKQTLAVK
- the LOC122631467 gene encoding GSK3-beta interaction protein, translated to MTNMENNEDKILDEEQWKLEAQSVINDIKNHVNDVKLSDRLCSTNQVIYFNLTTLENLKYCIELSSAGFTIVGNKHDDTSNKGNQYFETPYSLLNSTSPQYRDSFGNLLLEKLKELSQE